In Hyalangium gracile, the sequence GCCTGGAGGACAGCGCGTACTTCCCGCGATTCCTCCAGCCGCTGCTCACCCGGGTGTTCGCCGTGCCGGGCGACGTGGCGCGGATGCCCGAGGTGGAGAGCTGCCGCTACGTCACGCTGTGGTTCCTCGTGGCCTGCGAGGACCTGGCGCTGATCAGCGTGTGGAACCCGAGCTTCCTCACGCTCCTCATGGACGCGCTGGAGGTGCATGGAGAGCGGCTGGCGGAGGACCTGGAGCGAGGGACGTGCCGGCCTCCCAGCAGCGCGCCCGAGGCGGAGGTCCGAGCCGTCCTCTCTCGGATGCGCTTCACGCCTCGGCCGGAGCGGGCCCGGGTGCTGCACCAGGCCCTGAAGGATGGGCTGAGCGGAAGGGCGCTCTGGCCACGGCTCGCGCTGCTCAGCATGTGGACCGATGCCCAGGCCGCCCATGCCGTGGGGCCCGCGCGCCGCCGGTTCGAGGGAGTGGAAGTCCAAGGCAAGGGGCTGCTGGCCACCGAGGGTGTCGTCACCCTGCCGATGTTCGACGCACCGGCTCCCGTGCTCGCCGTGCGCAGCCACTTCTACGAGTTCGCCGACCCGGAGCGTCCGGAGGCGCGCCCGCGGCTCGCCCATGAGCTCGAGCAGGGCCGCGAGTACGTCGTCCTCCTGTCCACGTCCGGGGGACTGCTGCGCTACCGGCTGGGAGACCTCGTGCGAGTGGAGGGCTTCCTGGGCGCGACACCCTGTCTGCGCTTCCTGGGTCGCGCCGATGCCGTGAGCGATCTAGTGGGAGAGAAGCTCGCCGCGACCCGGGTCACCGCGGTGCTGGATGCCGCGCTCCCTCCTCTGTTCGGAGGCACGCGGCCTCGCTTCGTCATGCTCGCGCCGGAGTGGGAGACGCCGCCCGCCTATCGCCTCTTCCTGGAGACGGAAGCACCGGACGACCAGCTCGCCCGGGCCGCGGAGGCCATCGAGCAGGCGCTGCGCGAAGGCTTCCATTACCGCTACGCGCGGGAGCTGGGACAGCTGGGGCCGGTGCGAGCCGTGCGCGTCTCCCACGGAGCCCGACACTACGAGGCGCGCTGCATCGCCCTGGGCCAGCGCGCCGGAGACATCAAGCCCACGGACCTGCACCGCCAGCCGGGCTGGACCGCGCACTTCGCTTCTGGAGGCACCTCGTGAGGAACCCGCTGCACCTCGCGCCCCCCACGCAGCCGCCGACGGTCGACCTGGAGGCCGAGGCGGACCTGGCCCGTTGCGGCGCGCTCAAGGACTACTGGTACGTGGCGTGCCGCTCGCCCGAGCTCACGGGGAAGAAGCCGCTCGCGAGGACCCTCCTGGGCCTCAACATCGTCCTCTTCCGGGACGAGCAGGGCCGGCCCGCGGCGCTGAGAGACCGCTGCCTGCACCGCAACGCGCGGCTGTCGGCGGGGGACACATTCGAGGGGAAGCTCGGGTGCCCGTACCACGGCTGGGTCTACGACGCGGGCGGCAACGTGGTGGAGGTGCCATCGCTCGGGCCTTCACAACGAGGCGAGGTGCTGGACGAGCGCGGCCATGCGCAGTCCGGCCTCACGGTGGAGCCGTGCAAGCTGGGGCGCCTGCAGCGCTTCGAGACGCGCGAGCAGGACGGGCTCATCTACGTCTTCATGGGCGGTGAGGCGTCCAGCGCGCGGGCCGAGCCCTTCCGGGTGCCGTACTGGGGACACCCGGACTGGACCGTCTACTTCATGGTGACGCGCTTCCCGAACGGGGTGACGAACCTCGTCGAGAACTTCATGGACGTGCCGCACACGGTGTTCGTGCACGCGGGGTGGTTCCGCAACCGGGTGCGCAAGCGGGTGCCCGCGACGGTGAAGCGCTCGGGGGGGAGCGTGCTGGTCACCTACAAGCAGGACCAGGACGCCGTCAGCGGCCTGGGGCGGCTCTTCAACCCGCGTGGGCTGCCGCTGGTGCACACGGACCATTACTTCGTCCCGAACATCACCCGCGTGGACTACATGTGGGGCGAGCATGGCTTCGTCATCAACTCGCAGGTGACGCCCATCGGTCCGACGGACAGTCTGGTCTACACGGCCATCAGCTTCCGGCTGCCGTTCGAGGTGCCGGGGCGGCTGGTGGGGCGGGCGCTGGCGCCGGTCATCAAGTGGTACACGACCCAGGTCATCCTGCAGGACGTGGAGATCATGCGCGTGCAGCGAGAGGGCCTGCTCAACGGCCCGGGCGGGGGCGTCTTCAAGAGCACCGAGGCGGATCTGCTCCACGCGGACATCGAGGCCTACCGCCGGTGGCTCCGCGAAGGAGGCCAGGGGCCAGGACCGGGCGACGAGGAGCGCGACATCGTCTTCTGGATCTGACGCTCCGGCGCCTGCTCACGACTCCTTCTCCAGGTCGTACTCGAACAGGAGCGTCTTCCCTGGCTCGATGGTGATGGTCTGGATGACCACCTTGCCCAGGTCCTTGTTCTCCAGCTTCAGCTCGTGCGTGCCCTCGTAGACGGGGATGGGTTCGGACGAGGCCAGCCCCTTGTACCTCCCATCGAGATACACGGCGGCGGAGGGGCGGATCCGAAGCTCGAGCGTGCCCTGCTCCACCGACACCCGGAGCACTCCATTGTCCCCGGGCGCGAGCACGAACGACTGTCGCTTCGAGAAGCCCTTCACGGAGTCGTAGACCTCCACCTGCACGGGCCCGGGGGCGAGCTGGCTCATCGCCACCGACCCATGCTTCTTGAACTCGCCGTTGACCCGGATCTGCGCGGGTGGAGAGCTCTCGAAGACCACGGACGCCAGCTGAGGCTTCTGCTCAACCGGCTCCCGCACCTCTGGCGGCGCGCTCGCGGCCGTCTCCACCGCCGTGGCCAGACGGTCAGCGCCTCGCTCGACGGGAGGGGATCGCTTCTTCCTCTCGGTGGCCTCGGTCGGGGGAGGCGCCCTGGCGCTCACCGAGACGGTCACCTCGGAGGAGGGGACATCCACCGTCGCCTCCTGGCGCGGCGGCTCCTTCACCTCCACCCTCGGAGGTTCAGGCGCGACGACAGGAGCCTGGGGCGCTGCGGGCTCGGGTGCTGGAGGAGCCACCGCGAGGGCTGGTGGCTGTGCACTGGCGGGGAGGGAAGGCGTCTGCCTGAGCATGAGGAAGGCGCTCACCGCCACGAGCACCGTGAGCAATCCCAGTGACATCGCCACGAGGCCCGCTCTTCGCTGGGAAGACTTCTGTGCTTCTCGTGGCACCGTGGCGGCCACCCCGAGCTCCAGGGACGCGGACGCGGAGGCTTCCTCCTGGAGCCTGCTGCGCTCCAAGGCGCTCCCGAGCTGGGAAGCGGGGAGCTCCACCTCTCCGGTGTCCACCTTCCTGGGCGTCATGACGGGCAAGAGCACGGGAGGCTTCGCCGGCCGCGGTCCAGCGCGAGAAGGAGGCACCGCACGAAGCAGCGGCGGCGGTGCCCGGATGTCGCTCGTCGAGCCCACGGGCGCGGCTCCTCCGTCGGGAGGCATGACTCGCGCGATCAGGCTCGCGATCTCGTCGGTGCCCACCGGCTCACCCATGCCGAGGATGAAGCGCTCGAGATCCGCTCGGAGATGGCGGCAGCTGGCGTAGCGCTCCTCCCGCTCCTTCGCCAGGCACCGCTCGGTGATGCGTGCCAGCTCCGCGGGGATGCCTGGGCTGCGCTCTCGGAGGGGCTTCGCGGGAGTGTCGAGGATGGCGCTCATCAGCGCGGCCTCGCCCGTGACGTCGAACGGCCGCTTGTTGGTGAGCAGCTCGTAGAGCACCACCCCCAGGGCATATACATCGACACGCCGATCCAGCGGTCGGCCCCGGAGCTGCTCGGGCGGCATGTAGGGCAGCTTGCCCTTGATGATGCCCGCCCTCGTGCCGTGGCCCTGGCCGATGACCTTGGCGACCCCGAAGTCCACCACCTTCACCGTGCCGACCCGCGAGACGAGGATGTTGTCGGTGCTGACGTCCCGGTGCACGAGCCCCAGGTGCCTTCCCGTCTGGGGATCGACGAGATCATGCGCGTAGGCCAGCCCCTCGCAGGCGTAGGAGACGATCTTCGCGCACAGCGCCGGAGCCAGCTTCACGCCCGCGCTCCTCGCCTGACGCGCCAGCACGCGCAGGTTCGGCCCGTCGATGTACTCCATGGCGATGCAGTAGGAGCCCTCGAACTCGCCGAAGTCGAAGATGTGGACCACGTTCGGGTGGTTGAGCTGGGCCACGAGCCGAGCCTCCGCCAGGAACATCTCCACGAACTGCTCGTCCTCGGCCAGGTGAGGAAGGATGCGCTTGAGGACCAGTGTCTTGGAGAACCCTCGAGGCCCCTCGGTCCGAGCGAGGAAGACCTCCGCCATGCCGCCCGACGCGAGCTTCCTGATCAGTTGATAGGACTTGCTGAGCTGCACTCGGAACTCCAGACGTGAGGGGCGCGGGCGGGTGAGCCATGGTACCCAGCCACTCCTGTCTGATCCGGCGCCGCCCACTGCTACTCGAGGCGTACGGCGCCATGCGTACGACGGAAGGGGTACAGCCGCTCGAACACCGCCTTGCGTATTGCTGACCGCGCAACTGCGGCGAGCCTGCCGCGGAACGAGAGCTCATGTTCCCTCTGTTCACGTCATGGAAGCGGATGCCCTGGAGGCAGCGGGTCGCCCCGGCCGCCCTGGTGTTGCTCGTGACGGCGCTGGTGCTCGTCTGTGTGTGGATTGGCCTTTCGCTGCAGGCCACCATTCGCCGACAGCGGCATGGCGAGACACAAGCCTTGACCCTCGCCGAGCTGGAGGCGCGCACGCTCAACGAGCTCGCCGCGACCAATCGGACGATCGCCGCCACCTACGTGGTCATGAACCACATGCACGCTTCCACGCTGGCCGCTCCCGGGACTCAGGAGCCTGGAGCGGTGCCCGTCGTCGAGCGCTCCGTGGATCTGCTGGATCAGATGATGGATGCCGCTCGCTCCGCCCAGTGCACCCGCTTCGCGGTGACGTTCGGCGAGGTGCGGCTGACCGAGGCCGGTGACATGGAGCGGACGGTGGGCGAGATCAACGCCGCGGAGTTCTCCGAGGCCATGGAAGGCATGCCCTGTGGAGCGCCGGAGCGTCGGCTCGAGACGGAGAGGGCGGGCTGTGCGCTCCGGGAAGGCTGCTTCAGCAAGTTCCGGTTCGAGCATGACTCGGGACACGGCTGCAGCCAGTACCACGTGTACCGCTACCTCCCGGTCAGGCGCCTCGCGGGAGCCGAGGAGGAGAAGAGCTCGCTGTTCATGGCGCACGTCGGCTACCAGGCGCCAGACACGACGCAAGAGCCTCCCAACATGTTCGCTTCCTCCTGGCGGGCCACGCTCCCCGAGGGCCCGTTTCGGTCCACGAGCACGCCCGGTGGCCTGGAGCTGGGGCCCGGGCTCTTCGAGAAGGAGCATGGGAAGGTCAGGCTCGAGGTGGTGCGACGCGCCACGCAGGGGATGCCCTCCTATAAAGGAGAGCGGCTCCAGGCCCTGGCCGCGGACTTCCTGGGAGAGGGCTCGAGCATCGCGGCGGGCTGGTTCATGACGCGCGACACGCCAGAGCAGGTGCTGGGCTTCTATCGGGAGGGCCTGGGGAGGACGGGGCTGCCGGTGCTCTTCCATCACCACAACCCGAGCGCGGGGTATGTGGGCTATCGAGATCCCGAGACGCAGGCACTGCATCTGGTCTCGGTGCTCGCCCAGGGCGCGGAGACCACCGTCCTCGTCTCCCACGCATCCGCGGACGCGGTGACGGGAGCCCTGCAAGGTCCGTTACCCCCGGAGCTTCCCATGCCCAAGGCCGTCCAGCAGCACCTCGTCATGAGCTTTCAGGACGAGGGCCCCGCGCGCTTCACGGGACACGTGAGCGCGCCCCACGCCCGGGTCGAGGGGCTGGCGGACCTCTTCCGACAGGAGTTCAAGAGGAGGGGATGGAGTGTCGAGCAGGGCTCCGAGCAGCTCGACGAAGAGGTGCTCCTCAGCGCACGACGTGGCTCGGCGAGGGTCAGCATCCTGATCCAGCCGCAGGCCTCGGGAGCCCAGGCGTTCTTCACGATGGAGCGGTCGTGAGCCGCTTCTCGCGGCCGCGGAGCGCTACTTCGGCAGTAGTACAGATCGCCCTCATGGCTGTCCGTACTGTGGCTTCACGCAGAGAGCC encodes:
- a CDS encoding protein kinase domain-containing protein, whose protein sequence is MQLSKSYQLIRKLASGGMAEVFLARTEGPRGFSKTLVLKRILPHLAEDEQFVEMFLAEARLVAQLNHPNVVHIFDFGEFEGSYCIAMEYIDGPNLRVLARQARSAGVKLAPALCAKIVSYACEGLAYAHDLVDPQTGRHLGLVHRDVSTDNILVSRVGTVKVVDFGVAKVIGQGHGTRAGIIKGKLPYMPPEQLRGRPLDRRVDVYALGVVLYELLTNKRPFDVTGEAALMSAILDTPAKPLRERSPGIPAELARITERCLAKEREERYASCRHLRADLERFILGMGEPVGTDEIASLIARVMPPDGGAAPVGSTSDIRAPPPLLRAVPPSRAGPRPAKPPVLLPVMTPRKVDTGEVELPASQLGSALERSRLQEEASASASLELGVAATVPREAQKSSQRRAGLVAMSLGLLTVLVAVSAFLMLRQTPSLPASAQPPALAVAPPAPEPAAPQAPVVAPEPPRVEVKEPPRQEATVDVPSSEVTVSVSARAPPPTEATERKKRSPPVERGADRLATAVETAASAPPEVREPVEQKPQLASVVFESSPPAQIRVNGEFKKHGSVAMSQLAPGPVQVEVYDSVKGFSKRQSFVLAPGDNGVLRVSVEQGTLELRIRPSAAVYLDGRYKGLASSEPIPVYEGTHELKLENKDLGKVVIQTITIEPGKTLLFEYDLEKES
- a CDS encoding aromatic ring-hydroxylating dioxygenase subunit alpha, whose translation is MRNPLHLAPPTQPPTVDLEAEADLARCGALKDYWYVACRSPELTGKKPLARTLLGLNIVLFRDEQGRPAALRDRCLHRNARLSAGDTFEGKLGCPYHGWVYDAGGNVVEVPSLGPSQRGEVLDERGHAQSGLTVEPCKLGRLQRFETREQDGLIYVFMGGEASSARAEPFRVPYWGHPDWTVYFMVTRFPNGVTNLVENFMDVPHTVFVHAGWFRNRVRKRVPATVKRSGGSVLVTYKQDQDAVSGLGRLFNPRGLPLVHTDHYFVPNITRVDYMWGEHGFVINSQVTPIGPTDSLVYTAISFRLPFEVPGRLVGRALAPVIKWYTTQVILQDVEIMRVQREGLLNGPGGGVFKSTEADLLHADIEAYRRWLREGGQGPGPGDEERDIVFWI
- a CDS encoding GH3 auxin-responsive promoter family protein, with amino-acid sequence MSAVVPSALLLGGLRAAMAPSALRFFRALGRPEAAQAECLGRVLRAVAGSQQAARIPGFERISRPGEFQDAVPVSTPDSVVADVERIAAGEPRVLTAAPVVRFEPSGGSSGASKRVPVTRALLDEFHRALAPMLFELLHRRPALREGPSYWSISPIGRKRGRTPGGVPVGSLEDSAYFPRFLQPLLTRVFAVPGDVARMPEVESCRYVTLWFLVACEDLALISVWNPSFLTLLMDALEVHGERLAEDLERGTCRPPSSAPEAEVRAVLSRMRFTPRPERARVLHQALKDGLSGRALWPRLALLSMWTDAQAAHAVGPARRRFEGVEVQGKGLLATEGVVTLPMFDAPAPVLAVRSHFYEFADPERPEARPRLAHELEQGREYVVLLSTSGGLLRYRLGDLVRVEGFLGATPCLRFLGRADAVSDLVGEKLAATRVTAVLDAALPPLFGGTRPRFVMLAPEWETPPAYRLFLETEAPDDQLARAAEAIEQALREGFHYRYARELGQLGPVRAVRVSHGARHYEARCIALGQRAGDIKPTDLHRQPGWTAHFASGGTS